From the Planctomycetia bacterium genome, one window contains:
- the rpe gene encoding ribulose-phosphate 3-epimerase has translation MSESKIKIAPSVLAADFGRLGEEVAEVEKFAAVAGVDRLHIDVMDGMFVPNISFGVPVIKALAKRTKLPLETHLMIEAPERYLEAFVEAGSTTLLVHLEGANHLHRTIQQIKKLGVKAGVVLNPATPAAALEEILPDVDLVLLMTVNPGFGGQEFIRSTLPKIERVRLMIHDLNIGCELEVDGGIDPATAPLAVSAGATVLVAGSAIFGKSQGIEAALRQLAESAQV, from the coding sequence CGCGGCCGACTTCGGACGCCTCGGCGAAGAGGTCGCCGAAGTCGAGAAGTTCGCGGCCGTGGCCGGAGTCGATCGCCTGCATATCGACGTGATGGACGGGATGTTCGTTCCCAACATCAGCTTCGGCGTTCCCGTCATCAAGGCGCTCGCGAAACGGACGAAGCTGCCGCTCGAAACGCATCTCATGATCGAAGCGCCGGAGCGCTACTTGGAAGCGTTCGTCGAGGCCGGGTCGACCACCTTGCTCGTCCATCTCGAAGGGGCGAACCATTTGCATCGCACGATTCAGCAAATCAAAAAGCTCGGCGTGAAAGCCGGTGTCGTCTTGAACCCCGCGACTCCCGCCGCGGCGCTGGAAGAGATTCTTCCCGACGTCGATCTCGTGCTTCTGATGACGGTGAACCCGGGCTTCGGCGGGCAAGAGTTCATCCGCTCGACGCTCCCGAAGATCGAGCGCGTGCGCCTGATGATCCACGACTTGAACATCGGCTGCGAATTAGAAGTCGACGGCGGCATCGATCCCGCAACGGCTCCGCTCGCCGTCTCGGCCGGGGCCACGGTACTCGTCGCCGGCTCCGCCATCTTCGGTAAGAGCCAAGGAATCGAAGCGGCACTACGGCAACTCGCGGAGTCGGCGCAAGTTTAG
- the hemL gene encoding glutamate-1-semialdehyde 2,1-aminomutase, translating into MTRERSGAAFARAKKLIPGGVNSPARAFGGVGGEPIFFASGEGAYLYDVDGNRYIDYIGSWGPLILGHRHPAVVAAIENALRKGTTFGAPTEAESELAELIIEAVPSIEKVRLVSSGTEATMSAIRLARGFTGRDVIVKFAGNYHGHVDSLLVAAGSSAATLGVPNSPGVTAGNAKDTLTLRYNDVAGLAAAFAAQGAKIAGVILEPVVGNMGLVVPTREFLTTLRELTTKHGALLIFDEVMCGFRVGYGGAQALYGITPDVTTLGKIVGGGLPVGAYGGRADVMNHILPAGKVFQAGTLSGNPLATAAGSATLKVLRDENPYPRLEKLTARLEAGLLKAAQGAGVEHCSARVGSMLTLFFNPGPVVDWESAALSRTDRFAAYFWGLIERGSYMPCSQYEALFVSAAHTEADIDATIAAAGEAIQLAAKV; encoded by the coding sequence ATGACTCGTGAACGAAGCGGCGCGGCATTCGCGCGGGCGAAGAAGTTGATTCCCGGCGGCGTAAACAGCCCGGCCCGCGCCTTCGGCGGCGTCGGGGGCGAGCCGATCTTTTTCGCTTCCGGTGAAGGGGCGTATCTCTACGACGTCGACGGCAATCGCTACATCGACTACATCGGCTCTTGGGGTCCGCTGATCCTCGGGCATCGGCATCCGGCGGTCGTCGCCGCGATCGAGAACGCGCTGCGCAAAGGAACGACGTTCGGCGCGCCAACGGAAGCGGAGAGCGAACTGGCGGAACTCATCATCGAGGCGGTGCCGTCGATCGAGAAAGTACGGCTGGTCTCCAGCGGAACCGAAGCGACGATGAGCGCCATTCGCCTCGCCCGCGGCTTCACCGGCCGGGATGTGATCGTGAAGTTCGCCGGCAACTATCATGGCCATGTCGATAGTTTGCTCGTCGCGGCGGGAAGCTCGGCGGCAACGCTCGGCGTGCCGAATTCGCCGGGAGTTACGGCCGGCAACGCCAAAGATACGTTAACGCTCCGCTACAACGACGTCGCCGGCCTCGCCGCAGCGTTCGCCGCGCAAGGGGCGAAGATCGCCGGAGTGATCTTGGAGCCGGTCGTCGGCAATATGGGGCTCGTCGTCCCTACGCGCGAGTTCCTCACGACGCTTCGCGAGCTGACCACGAAGCACGGCGCGCTCTTGATCTTCGACGAAGTGATGTGCGGCTTCCGCGTCGGCTACGGCGGTGCGCAAGCGCTGTACGGGATCACGCCCGACGTCACCACGCTCGGTAAGATCGTCGGCGGTGGATTGCCGGTCGGTGCTTACGGCGGACGGGCCGATGTGATGAACCATATCTTGCCGGCCGGAAAAGTATTTCAAGCCGGGACCCTTTCCGGCAACCCTCTGGCAACGGCGGCCGGCAGCGCGACGCTCAAAGTCTTACGCGATGAGAATCCGTATCCCCGCTTGGAAAAGCTTACCGCGCGGCTCGAAGCCGGCTTGTTGAAAGCGGCGCAGGGGGCCGGCGTCGAGCATTGCTCGGCACGCGTCGGCAGCATGCTCACGCTGTTTTTCAATCCGGGCCCGGTCGTCGATTGGGAGTCGGCGGCGCTCAGCCGAACCGATCGCTTCGCGGCTTATTTCTGGGGCCTAATCGAGCGCGGCAGCTACATGCCGTGCAGCCAATACGAAGCGCTCTTCGTCTCCGCGGCTCATACCGAAGCCGACATCGACGCCACGATCGCAGCGGCCGGCGAAGCGATACAACTCGCCGCGAAAGTTTAG
- a CDS encoding porphobilinogen synthase: MDSQPSMPGEFPTTRLRRLRQHPKLRELARQTRLHPSQFIYPLFARSGKGIRQEIGSMPGVYQLSLDELEREVEEVAKLGIGGVLLFGIPEEKDPLGTDSYSDYGIIQQALRVVKRAAPELLAITDVCLCEYTDHGHCGVLDRSVGRTDVNNDATLELLAKQAVSHARAGADMLAPSGMMDGMVGAMRRALDATGFAHLPIMAYSAKYAGLDIAEGADIVMVKPALAYLDIVCRIRQAFPGVPLAAYNVSGEYSMVKVAAARGWIDERAVALDITTGIVRAGATIVITYWAKDLVRWLGE, encoded by the coding sequence ATGGACTCGCAGCCTTCGATGCCCGGAGAATTTCCGACGACGCGCTTACGGCGCCTGCGTCAGCATCCGAAGTTGCGCGAGCTCGCGCGGCAGACGCGGCTGCATCCGTCGCAATTCATCTATCCGCTGTTCGCGCGCTCGGGAAAAGGAATTCGCCAAGAAATCGGCTCGATGCCCGGCGTCTATCAACTGTCGCTCGATGAATTGGAACGCGAAGTCGAAGAAGTGGCGAAGCTCGGCATCGGCGGCGTGCTCCTCTTCGGCATCCCTGAAGAGAAAGACCCGCTCGGGACCGATTCCTATTCCGACTACGGGATCATTCAGCAAGCGCTCCGAGTCGTGAAACGTGCGGCTCCCGAGTTGCTCGCGATCACCGATGTCTGCCTATGCGAATACACCGATCACGGCCATTGCGGCGTGCTCGACCGTTCCGTCGGGCGAACCGATGTGAACAACGATGCCACACTCGAGCTGCTCGCGAAGCAGGCCGTGAGCCATGCCCGAGCAGGTGCCGACATGTTGGCTCCGAGCGGCATGATGGACGGCATGGTCGGCGCGATGCGTCGCGCGCTCGACGCTACCGGCTTTGCGCATCTCCCGATCATGGCCTATTCCGCGAAGTATGCCGGACTCGACATCGCCGAAGGGGCCGACATCGTGATGGTGAAACCGGCGCTGGCTTACCTCGATATCGTCTGCCGGATTCGTCAGGCGTTTCCCGGAGTGCCGCTCGCGGCGTACAACGTCTCGGGCGAATACAGCATGGTCAAGGTGGCGGCCGCGCGCGGCTGGATCGATGAGCGCGCCGTCGCGCTCGATATCACGACCGGCATCGTCCGGGCCGGCGCGACGATCGTCATCACGTATTGGGCCAAGGATTTGGTACGCTGGCTAGGCGAGTAG
- a CDS encoding serine/threonine protein kinase, with product MALERLGPYRIERRIGRGGMGTVFSAVTDVTGERTAVKVLSAAHDGREEGFHDRFAAEIESLRILHHPNIVRILGYGDEEDCRYYVMELVDGQSMQDALDAGRRYTWQDAVRYGIQICRALKHAHDHGIIHRDIKPANLLLAPDGIVKLSDFGIAKQFGNSGMTADGGVIGTAEYMAPEQADGRPVTNRSDLYSFGGVLFSLLTGRGPFRAKNLMEMLQLQRFAEPDPVSRLNPSVPRALSDLVAQLLLKDPAKRPPTALVVARQLEAILAKEPATLRANPGAGLEVRPAVSDPALPGSPPNAGAEIDASSPTHDGPIGGSPANGAARDLIFSLSGDTALPSARVASDVVPASASSLGKPVGGEFAVGATTDFGALDPALKELEAVRSARAESSMERTGTISTRTYTPVAKDEHRKLSDDDDDARVWISPATFGLVFAMLSIGLFAWYWLQPPKSEPLYEQIKAASKEGKIERLVDVEGKIKDFMNYYPGDRRVSEMQAYLDEIEMARLERRFEYRAKFLSKNDGLLPIERAYFEAIGYVHLEPALGRKKMQALIDLFREESSGSKPARECYQLAQKQLDRLDQQFQQHASDDVAVIERKLKEADRLEATDAEAAKKMRKAIVELYADEPWAEAQVRSIRAMLAEPAGALK from the coding sequence ATGGCATTAGAGCGTTTAGGCCCTTATCGGATCGAACGTCGCATCGGACGTGGCGGCATGGGAACCGTGTTCTCGGCCGTGACCGACGTAACCGGCGAACGTACCGCCGTGAAAGTCCTCTCGGCCGCTCACGACGGTCGAGAAGAAGGATTCCACGATCGGTTCGCCGCCGAAATCGAGAGCCTGCGAATTCTGCATCATCCGAACATCGTCCGCATTCTCGGCTACGGCGACGAAGAGGATTGCCGCTATTACGTGATGGAGTTGGTCGACGGCCAGAGTATGCAAGACGCGCTCGATGCGGGCCGACGCTACACGTGGCAAGACGCGGTTCGCTACGGAATTCAAATCTGTCGCGCGCTCAAGCATGCGCACGACCACGGCATCATCCATCGCGACATAAAGCCGGCCAATCTTCTGCTCGCGCCGGACGGAATCGTTAAGCTCTCCGACTTCGGCATCGCCAAGCAGTTCGGCAACTCCGGCATGACGGCCGACGGCGGCGTGATCGGCACGGCGGAGTACATGGCTCCGGAGCAGGCCGACGGTCGACCCGTGACGAATCGATCGGACTTGTATAGTTTCGGCGGTGTCCTCTTTTCGCTGCTGACCGGTCGGGGACCGTTTCGCGCGAAGAACCTGATGGAGATGTTGCAACTCCAACGCTTCGCCGAACCGGATCCCGTCTCTCGGTTGAACCCGAGCGTGCCGCGTGCGCTGAGCGACTTGGTCGCGCAGTTGCTGCTCAAGGATCCGGCGAAACGTCCGCCGACGGCACTGGTCGTGGCGCGCCAATTGGAAGCGATCCTCGCGAAAGAGCCGGCGACGCTCCGTGCGAATCCCGGGGCCGGTTTGGAAGTGCGACCGGCCGTTTCGGACCCGGCACTGCCTGGGTCGCCGCCGAATGCCGGCGCCGAGATCGATGCTTCGTCGCCGACACATGATGGCCCGATCGGCGGTAGCCCAGCGAATGGCGCTGCACGCGATCTCATATTTTCGCTCAGTGGCGACACCGCTCTGCCGAGTGCTCGTGTCGCTTCGGATGTCGTGCCGGCTTCGGCTTCGTCGCTCGGCAAACCGGTCGGAGGCGAGTTTGCGGTTGGAGCGACGACCGATTTCGGAGCCCTCGATCCGGCCTTAAAAGAGTTGGAGGCCGTTCGGTCGGCTCGCGCCGAGTCGAGCATGGAACGAACCGGAACGATCTCGACGCGCACGTATACGCCGGTCGCCAAAGACGAACATCGCAAGCTTTCCGATGACGACGACGATGCCCGCGTCTGGATCTCGCCGGCGACGTTCGGTTTGGTCTTCGCGATGCTTTCGATCGGGCTCTTCGCTTGGTATTGGTTGCAGCCGCCGAAGTCGGAGCCGCTCTACGAGCAGATCAAGGCCGCCTCGAAAGAGGGAAAGATCGAGCGTTTGGTCGACGTCGAAGGGAAGATCAAAGACTTCATGAACTACTATCCCGGCGATCGTCGGGTTTCGGAAATGCAGGCCTATTTAGACGAGATCGAGATGGCTCGGCTCGAGCGGCGGTTCGAGTATCGCGCCAAGTTCTTATCGAAGAACGACGGACTGTTGCCGATCGAAAGAGCTTACTTCGAGGCCATCGGGTATGTACACTTGGAACCGGCTTTGGGTCGCAAGAAAATGCAGGCTTTGATCGATTTGTTTCGCGAAGAGAGCAGCGGTTCTAAGCCGGCGCGCGAGTGTTATCAATTGGCGCAGAAGCAGCTCGATCGGCTCGATCAGCAGTTTCAGCAACATGCGTCGGACGATGTCGCCGTGATCGAACGGAAATTGAAGGAAGCGGATCGATTGGAAGCGACCGACGCCGAGGCGGCGAAAAAGATGCGCAAGGCGATCGTCGAACTGTATGCCGACGAGCCCTGGGCCGAAGCACAGGTGCGCTCGATCCGGGCAATGCTGGCGGAACCGGCCGGAGCATTAAAGTAG
- a CDS encoding MmgE/PrpD family protein produces the protein MQTLSRSENQVRGLAQYALDFLADKFAEPANDVYRRVELFHLDSIACGVSALACGAAAPRLLRQEALEYAVAGSAQSAGVPCFGSMVKVVPEKAVVANSSAVREWDSNGTNFGYDPARGHTAGEFGHNDFYPVAVAAAQLAGFDGRRTLKAMLLVDEIRGRLAEVFSLKSYKIDHVVHGAIASAIVYGAALGASVDQIESAVGLTVAHYIPFRAIRHGKQLSDSKGASAAISAEVAVLSMRRAMRGFVGPADIFRNAEAIFCLFEKPARKGESPFDLVVAADGDDFCIMGMHFKLGLYEHQSAGAIQGLIDLLVRNPTLLADEAKLARLAITIYEPAFAIIGDPAKRDPRTRQSADHSMVYIIATLLRKAIETKQAGWEQLMLVPDDYSDAALMHPLTRRLIDRIDFRHGGREYDERYPDGIPTSLAIDFIDSQAETRTFESGLVMYPEGHARNRSGNLAGLLKHKFHLLASLGVDDPVALHRRFTDLRDKSAAEIATLYDFKIRGVE, from the coding sequence ATGCAAACACTTTCTCGCAGCGAAAACCAAGTCCGCGGACTGGCCCAGTACGCGCTGGATTTTCTCGCCGACAAGTTCGCCGAGCCGGCGAACGACGTCTATCGCCGAGTCGAACTATTCCATCTGGATAGCATCGCCTGCGGCGTTTCCGCATTGGCGTGCGGTGCCGCTGCGCCCCGACTGCTGCGCCAAGAGGCGCTCGAATACGCCGTAGCCGGCAGCGCACAATCCGCTGGAGTTCCCTGCTTCGGCAGCATGGTCAAGGTCGTGCCCGAGAAGGCCGTGGTGGCGAACTCTTCGGCCGTACGCGAGTGGGATTCCAACGGCACGAACTTCGGCTACGATCCGGCACGCGGTCACACGGCCGGCGAGTTCGGCCACAACGACTTCTACCCGGTCGCGGTTGCGGCAGCGCAACTTGCCGGCTTCGATGGCCGCCGCACGCTCAAGGCGATGTTGCTCGTCGATGAGATTCGAGGCCGGCTCGCCGAAGTGTTCTCGCTCAAGTCGTATAAGATCGACCACGTCGTTCACGGCGCGATCGCTTCGGCCATCGTCTACGGTGCTGCGCTCGGAGCTTCGGTCGACCAGATCGAATCGGCCGTCGGGCTCACCGTGGCGCACTACATTCCATTTCGCGCCATTAGGCATGGCAAGCAACTCTCCGACTCCAAAGGGGCTTCCGCCGCCATCAGCGCCGAGGTCGCCGTGTTGAGCATGCGCCGCGCGATGCGCGGTTTCGTCGGGCCGGCCGATATCTTTCGCAACGCGGAAGCGATCTTTTGCCTGTTCGAGAAGCCGGCGCGAAAAGGGGAGAGTCCGTTCGATCTCGTCGTCGCTGCCGACGGCGACGACTTTTGCATTATGGGCATGCATTTCAAGCTCGGGCTCTACGAGCATCAATCGGCCGGCGCGATCCAAGGGCTCATCGATCTGCTCGTGCGAAATCCGACGTTGCTCGCAGACGAAGCGAAGCTCGCGCGCCTCGCCATCACGATCTACGAACCGGCGTTCGCCATCATCGGCGACCCGGCCAAACGAGATCCGCGGACGCGCCAAAGCGCCGACCATTCGATGGTGTACATCATCGCTACCTTGCTGCGCAAAGCGATTGAGACCAAGCAGGCCGGTTGGGAACAATTGATGCTGGTGCCCGACGATTATTCCGACGCGGCGCTCATGCATCCGTTGACGAGACGGCTCATCGACCGGATCGACTTCCGCCACGGAGGGCGCGAGTACGACGAGCGCTATCCGGACGGCATTCCGACCTCGCTCGCGATCGACTTCATCGACTCGCAGGCCGAAACCCGGACGTTCGAGAGCGGGCTCGTCATGTATCCCGAAGGACATGCACGCAACCGAAGCGGCAATCTGGCCGGATTGCTGAAGCACAAGTTTCACCTGCTCGCGTCGCTCGGCGTCGACGACCCAGTCGCGTTGCACCGACGCTTCACCGACCTACGCGATAAATCAGCGGCCGAGATCGCGACGCTTTACGACTTCAAGATCCGCGGCGTCGAATAG
- the truB gene encoding tRNA pseudouridine(55) synthase TruB: MTKALSGLLNIAKPAGLTSRQVVDRVQRVVRPAKAGHAGTLDPLAVGVLIVCVGQATRLIEYVQRMPKTYVAEFLLGRTSDTEDIEGTVVELIDPPIPSLVAIEQAIPAFLGTIMQRPPAYSALKVQGRRAYDMARAGEQFELAARPIEIHAIDILGYEYPQLRLRIRCGSGTYIRSLGRDIALALDTGAVMSALERTAIGGFTSDAGIDAEFLTPANLGEHLRSPRHAVAELPSVVVTPDEQQLLTNGRAIVRTEFASAEAALPEELVALDEAGNLVGLLAPVTRELWKPARNFA, encoded by the coding sequence ATGACCAAGGCGCTCTCCGGACTTTTGAACATCGCCAAACCGGCCGGCCTCACGTCGCGGCAGGTCGTCGATCGGGTGCAGCGAGTCGTTCGGCCGGCGAAGGCCGGTCACGCCGGCACGCTCGATCCTCTGGCCGTGGGTGTGTTGATCGTGTGCGTCGGCCAAGCCACGCGCTTGATCGAATATGTGCAACGGATGCCGAAAACCTACGTCGCGGAATTCCTGCTCGGCCGAACGAGCGATACGGAAGACATTGAAGGAACGGTCGTGGAATTAATCGACCCGCCGATCCCTTCCCTCGTAGCGATCGAGCAAGCGATCCCCGCTTTTCTCGGCACCATCATGCAACGCCCGCCGGCCTACTCGGCGCTCAAAGTGCAAGGCCGCCGCGCCTACGACATGGCTCGGGCCGGCGAACAGTTCGAGCTCGCAGCACGTCCGATCGAAATCCATGCGATCGACATTCTCGGCTACGAGTATCCTCAACTCCGCCTGCGCATTCGTTGCGGCTCGGGAACCTACATTCGCTCGCTAGGGCGCGACATCGCCTTGGCGCTCGACACCGGCGCCGTGATGTCGGCCCTCGAGCGAACCGCGATCGGCGGCTTCACTTCGGACGCCGGTATCGATGCCGAGTTCCTCACGCCGGCGAACCTCGGCGAACATCTCCGATCGCCTCGCCACGCCGTAGCCGAGTTGCCGAGCGTCGTCGTCACGCCGGACGAACAACAACTGCTGACCAACGGTCGCGCGATCGTGCGGACCGAGTTCGCCTCGGCCGAAGCCGCCCTGCCGGAGGAACTCGTAGCTCTCGACGAGGCCGGCAACCTCGTCGGTCTGCTCGCGCCGGTCACGCGCGAACTCTGGAAGCCGGCGCGCAACTTCGCATAA
- a CDS encoding DNA translocase FtsK: protein MLQERSVKLDLFAIALAACTVFLALTLFTYSPADPPSMHVYPQSPVPTNACGKLGAWTAFLLLEGLGLGAYYIALSLGVLAAVLLQGKRVEQPWVRAGGWSLSLLGFATVVQLLAPGMSPGPIIGSGGYVGAMGRAFLEAHFALTGSLILLLGVVSGGLLLCTDYVLLRISAAIFGAPVRQMSRGLAKGADALAERRKRTVAAQLRTDIAPLPIEPTEMAIKIGGKKLSRVEDEVADEEEVEDDEEVEELDAEEEAEIEAMTVAPVAAVAPPTKTEPAKTVAAESAGPRVRTQNSKKNEREAMMAELDKAANITEERPEFELPPIDLLVKGVPFNTDEQEKDVRKKAKQLEKTFANFGFNVKVVEIETGPVIAQFELELEAGLRLSKISSLADDVAIALRVPSVRIVAPIPGKNTVGIEVPNAERQTVMLREVIEEGAAKAAKMTIPIYLGKDVAGNPLLADMAKLPHLLIAGRTGTGKSVCLNTLIMSMLMTRRPDELRMLLIDPKMVEFSCYKTLPHLMHPVVTDMKKAEAILAWAVEKMEERYALLARAGVRQIANYNQLGEEELMERLQPESDEERKNIPQHLPYIVIVADEMADLLMQQSGKDVEAHIIRLAQKSRAVGIHLVLATQKPTVDVITGLIKSNLPARIAFQVASRTDSRVVLDEMGADKLLGNGDMLFLSPGTSTLLRGQGTYVSDDEINKVVEFVSTTEPDFVKELVSLKPAGADAEKGADHWKSRDELYEAAIDVIVREGRGSVSLLQRALGVGYGRGARLIDFMAEDGIVGPYNGSQAREVLLTVEEWESLYKGNTVTPRQPTASASKSAKRGPIKPDVIVEQEDEAETDEYEDDSEEAAETDAFAAAEDAEDEWEEAEDDSDDDESTGNGRRSRTA from the coding sequence ATGCTCCAAGAGCGGAGCGTCAAGCTCGACTTATTCGCGATCGCGCTGGCTGCGTGTACCGTCTTCCTTGCGCTGACGTTGTTCACGTATTCGCCGGCCGATCCGCCGTCGATGCACGTCTATCCTCAGTCGCCCGTGCCGACGAACGCCTGCGGCAAGCTCGGGGCATGGACCGCCTTCTTGTTGCTCGAAGGGCTCGGTCTCGGCGCCTACTACATCGCGCTTTCGCTCGGCGTGCTTGCGGCGGTGTTGCTGCAAGGTAAACGAGTCGAACAGCCGTGGGTTCGCGCCGGCGGTTGGTCTCTGTCGCTGCTCGGCTTCGCGACCGTGGTGCAGTTGCTTGCGCCGGGAATGTCGCCGGGCCCGATCATCGGCTCGGGCGGATATGTCGGAGCGATGGGGCGCGCGTTTCTCGAAGCCCACTTCGCGTTGACCGGTTCGTTGATCCTGCTGCTGGGAGTCGTCTCGGGCGGCTTGTTGCTCTGCACCGATTACGTGCTGCTCCGGATTTCGGCGGCGATCTTCGGCGCGCCGGTGCGGCAGATGAGCCGCGGCCTCGCCAAAGGGGCCGACGCACTGGCCGAGCGGCGCAAGCGGACCGTCGCCGCGCAGCTGCGCACCGACATTGCTCCGCTGCCGATCGAGCCGACGGAGATGGCGATCAAGATCGGCGGCAAGAAGCTAAGCCGCGTCGAGGATGAAGTAGCCGACGAAGAAGAAGTCGAAGACGACGAGGAGGTCGAAGAACTCGACGCCGAGGAAGAAGCCGAGATCGAAGCGATGACTGTCGCTCCTGTGGCCGCCGTCGCCCCGCCGACGAAAACCGAGCCCGCCAAGACGGTCGCCGCCGAAAGCGCCGGCCCGCGTGTTCGCACGCAGAATTCGAAGAAGAACGAGCGCGAAGCGATGATGGCCGAGCTCGACAAAGCCGCCAACATTACCGAAGAGCGACCGGAGTTCGAGCTGCCGCCGATCGATCTGCTCGTGAAGGGCGTTCCCTTCAACACCGACGAGCAAGAGAAGGACGTACGGAAGAAGGCGAAGCAACTCGAAAAGACGTTCGCCAACTTCGGCTTCAACGTGAAGGTGGTCGAGATCGAAACCGGTCCGGTCATCGCGCAATTCGAGCTCGAGCTCGAAGCCGGTCTTCGCTTGAGCAAGATCTCGAGCTTGGCCGACGATGTGGCGATCGCGCTGCGCGTGCCGAGCGTCCGGATCGTCGCCCCGATTCCCGGCAAGAACACGGTCGGTATCGAAGTGCCGAACGCCGAGCGTCAGACCGTCATGCTGCGCGAAGTGATCGAAGAAGGAGCCGCCAAGGCCGCGAAGATGACGATCCCGATCTATCTCGGGAAAGACGTCGCCGGCAATCCGCTACTCGCCGACATGGCGAAACTCCCCCACTTGCTAATCGCCGGCCGCACGGGCACCGGCAAGTCGGTCTGCTTGAACACGCTCATCATGAGCATGCTCATGACGCGTCGGCCGGATGAGCTGCGCATGCTGTTGATCGACCCGAAGATGGTCGAGTTCAGTTGCTACAAGACGTTGCCGCACTTGATGCATCCGGTCGTGACGGACATGAAGAAGGCGGAAGCGATCTTGGCATGGGCCGTCGAAAAGATGGAAGAGCGTTACGCGCTGCTGGCCCGAGCAGGTGTGCGCCAAATCGCCAACTACAATCAGCTCGGCGAAGAAGAGCTGATGGAACGGTTGCAACCGGAGAGCGACGAAGAGCGGAAGAACATCCCGCAACACTTGCCGTACATCGTGATCGTCGCCGACGAAATGGCCGACTTGCTGATGCAACAGTCGGGCAAAGACGTCGAAGCGCACATCATCCGCCTCGCTCAGAAAAGTCGTGCGGTCGGAATCCATCTCGTGCTCGCGACTCAGAAGCCGACGGTCGACGTCATCACCGGTCTGATCAAATCGAACTTGCCGGCGCGCATCGCGTTCCAAGTGGCGAGCCGGACCGATAGCCGCGTCGTGCTCGATGAGATGGGTGCCGACAAGTTGCTCGGCAACGGCGACATGCTCTTCCTGTCGCCGGGCACGAGCACGCTCTTGCGCGGCCAAGGCACGTACGTCAGCGACGACGAGATCAACAAGGTCGTCGAGTTCGTCAGCACGACCGAGCCGGACTTCGTGAAGGAGCTCGTCTCGCTCAAGCCCGCAGGTGCCGACGCCGAGAAAGGGGCCGACCATTGGAAGAGCCGCGACGAATTGTATGAAGCGGCGATCGACGTCATCGTGCGCGAAGGGCGAGGGAGCGTCTCGTTGTTGCAACGGGCGTTGGGCGTCGGCTACGGTCGTGGTGCGCGGCTGATCGACTTCATGGCCGAAGACGGCATCGTCGGCCCTTACAACGGCTCGCAGGCCCGCGAAGTGCTGCTCACGGTCGAAGAATGGGAATCGCTCTACAAAGGCAACACGGTCACGCCGCGGCAACCGACCGCCTCGGCAAGCAAGTCGGCGAAGCGCGGCCCGATTAAACCGGACGTGATCGTCGAACAAGAAGACGAAGCCGAGACCGACGAATACGAAGACGACAGCGAAGAAGCTGCTGAGACCGATGCCTTCGCCGCGGCCGAAGATGCGGAAGACGAATGGGAAGAAGCCGAAGACGACTCCGACGACGACGAGTCGACCGGCAACGGCCGCCGGAGCCGAACCGCGTAA
- a CDS encoding type II toxin-antitoxin system VapC family toxin, whose protein sequence is MSFLIDTDICSAHLRGDASVTGRFLQYTGQLHVSVISIAELSSWVYRKNTPDRFLLGYTTMIAEFHALTIDQEVAGRCGKIAAELSDSGKPIGLPDLLIAATALTFNLTLVTHNARDFGRIPNLRLQDWISS, encoded by the coding sequence ATGTCGTTTCTCATCGACACCGACATTTGCTCGGCACACCTTCGCGGCGATGCTTCCGTTACCGGTCGGTTTCTCCAATACACGGGCCAACTCCATGTTTCCGTGATCAGCATCGCGGAGCTCTCGTCGTGGGTTTACCGAAAGAATACTCCCGATCGTTTTCTCCTCGGTTACACGACCATGATCGCCGAGTTTCATGCTCTCACGATCGACCAGGAAGTCGCCGGTCGCTGCGGCAAGATCGCAGCCGAACTTTCGGACTCCGGAAAACCGATCGGACTTCCCGACCTGCTTATTGCTGCGACGGCTCTCACATTCAACCTTACGCTGGTCACGCACAACGCTCGCGATTTCGGTCGAATTCCGAACCTTCGCTTGCAAGATTGGATCTCGAGCTAG